Proteins from a single region of Scylla paramamosain isolate STU-SP2022 chromosome 13, ASM3559412v1, whole genome shotgun sequence:
- the LOC135106251 gene encoding mitochondrial coenzyme A diphosphatase NUDT8-like — MLRDRCRSEVQDGQDGVVRCAEAGSTPNAKQMWVSRSQAFGCIMPRVLQQMTGVTEVAGGWLGSMSRRVSHALGVEEARHSIQRRHRRALDLRNKMCQAAMWLAATPTRGMATASLSFETVLSEENKNSLKVRLAKTKSPRLRDLKGGKPRAAVLVPLCHVEGELSLLYTLRCLSLDAHAGEMCFPGGKVDPEDRDEVHTALREAHEEVGLVTGENVEVLGTLPPIPSRAEGTHVVGVLAYVGHLNPAAFTLSPGEVEAVIAASLKNLCHPVFVRQTQFRSTKFPPGYTLPVFLGTEPRVWGLTAILTHMTLTALLPGLYSHHLRHIPPLRA; from the exons atgttacGTGACCGCTGCAGGAGTGAGGTTCAGGACGGTCAGGATGGTGTTGTGAGGTGTGCCGAGGCTGGTTCCACGCCAAAT GCCAAACAAATGTGGGTGTCAAGAAGTCAAGCTTTTGGATGTATCATGCCAAGAGTCCTTCAACAGATGACAG GTGTCACAGAAGTGGCTGGGGGCTGGCTGGGGAGTATGTCAAGGAGGGTGAGCCATGCCCTTGGAGTGGAGGAGGCAAGGCACAGTATACAGAGGAGGCATAGAAGAGCTTTGGACCTCAGGAATAAG ATGTGTCAAGCAGCTATGTGGCTGGCTGCCACACCGACCAGAGGGATGGCCACTGCCAGCCTCTCTTTTGAGACTGTTCTGtcagaggagaacaagaacagttTGAAGGTGCGCCTGGCGAAGACAAAGAGTCCTCGGCTGCGGGACCTGAAGGGTGGCAAGCCGAGAGCAGCTGTGTTGGTGCCTCTATGCCATGTTGAGGGAGAGTTGAGTTTGCTGTACACACTGCGCTGCCTCTCCCTGGATGCCCATGCTGGCGAGATGTGCTTTCCTGGGGGCAAGGTGGACCCAGAGGATAGGGACGAGGTGCACACAGCTCTGAGGGAAGCCCATGAAGAGGTTGGACTTGTTACAGGAGAGAATGTGGAAGTGCTTGGGACGCTGCCTCCTATACCAAGCCGTGCAGAGGGTACCCATGTGGTGGGGGTGCTGGCCTATGTGGGGCACCTGAACCCTGCTGCCTTCACCCTCAGCCCTGGGGAGGTGGAGGCTGTCATAGCTGCCTCCCTCAAAAACCTCTGCCATCCTGTCTTTGTGCGTCAGACTCAATTTCGTTCTACCAAATTTCCCCCTGGGTACACCCTTCCAGTGTTCCTGGGCACTGAGCCCCGGGTGTGGGGCCTCACGGCCATCCTCACCCACATGACACTCACTGCCCTTCTTCCAGGCCTCTACTCCCACCACCTGAGGCACATACCACCACTACGAgcctga
- the LOC135106249 gene encoding beta-secretase 1-like isoform X4 → MALHVHWWLLGCHVVSFIACITIHSTSTLPPDLPTPSPPSSAHSWNLFGRPGDGYYTSVEVGTPSQKFNVLVDTGSSNFAIAAVMQKELDSYFEAKNSSSFVDLEKEVEVGYTQGSWSGRLGKDVVLFPALQAGTTPYLMDLVLITSSHNFYVNNSQWQGIVGLAFPVLAKPQGAVQPWIDEVILRDNLTNAFTLELCGPSREAGPSSHYGRLTLGSGSGSCSPVAVSCPIRRKWFYEVVVTALSLQGKEVSIPCIKFNTDKTIVDSGTSNLRLPPEVFKAVMKELKLQASGGMNPPLPEGFWSGNEEACWPESSKLWMNFPNLTIHLATGNHSAITITVGPRSYLRPAPDSVSTSLLDCWVLGIEESQTGTVLGAVILEGLCVTFDRAQGVITFSESTCGPLVTLSETHNTEDMSVCMYTPKRVGALTLASYIMGGLLGFLSLPLVLAALRWAWNTAHKLRLNQGIPFTILDENNT, encoded by the exons ATGGCTCTCCATGTGCATTGGTGGCTACTAGGATGCCATGTGGTATCCTTCATTGCCTGCATCACCATCCACAGCACCAGCACACTTCCCCCAGATCTGCCAACACCCAGCCCACCAAGCTCTGCCCACTCATGGAATCTGTTTGGCCGGCCTGGTGATGGCTACTACACCAGTGTGGAGGTTGGCACTCCCTCACAGAAG TTCAATGTTTTGGTGGATACTGGCAGCAGCAACTTTGCCATAGCAGCAGTTATGCAAAAGGAACTTGACAGCTATTTTGAAGCTAAGAACTCCTCAAGCTTTGTTGACCTGGAGAAGGAGGTTGAGGTTGGCTATACACAG GGCAGCTGGAGTGGCAGGCTTGGCAAGGATGTGGTGTTGTTCCCTGCCTTGCAGGCAGGCACCACTCCTTATCTGATGGATCTGGTGCTAATCACCTCTTCACACAATTTCTATGTCAACAACTCACAGTGGCAG GGTATTGTTGGGCTGGCCTTTCCTGTGCTGGCCAAGCCCCAGGGAGCAGTGCAGCCCTGGATAGATGAAGTTATCCTCAGGGACAATCTGACAAATGCCTTCACTCTGGAGCTGTGTGGACCATCAAGAGAGGCTGGCCCCTCTTCTCATTATGGCAGATTGACACTTG GTTCTGGAAGTGGCAGCTGCTCCCCTGTGGCAGTGAGCTGCCCCATCAGACGGAAGTGGTTTTATGAGGTGGTTGTGACAGCTCTGAGTCTCCAAGGGAAGGAAGTTAGTATTCCATGCATCAAGTTCAACACTGACAAGACCATTGTGGACTCAGGCACATCAAATCTCCGTCTGCCTCCCGAG GTTTTCAAAGCAGTTATGAAAGAATTAAAGCTACAGGCATCAGGAGGAATGAACCCACCTCTGCCTGAAGGGTTTTGGTCAGGGAATGAAGAGGCTTGCTGGCCTGAAAGCAGCAAG CTGTGGATGAACTTCCCAAATCTCACCATCCACTTAGCCACTGGCAACCAttctgccatcaccatcactgtggGGCCCAGGTCATACCTGCGTCCGGCCCCAGACAGTGTTTCAACTAGTCTCCTGGACTGCTGGGTGCTGGGCATTGAGGAGTCACAAACTGGAACTGTTCTAG GTGCAGTAATCCTAGAAGGCCTGTGTGTGACATTTGACCGAGCGCAAGGCGTCATCACATTCTCAGAGTCAACATGTGGACCATTGGTGACCCTTAGtgaaacacacaacacagaag ATATGAGTGTGTGCATGTACACCCCAAAAAGAGTGGGAGCCTTAACACTGGCTTCTTACATCATGGGGGGATTACTGGGCTTCCTGTCACTGCCCCTGGTCCTGGCTGCCCTCAGGTGGGCATGGAATACAGCACACAAGTTGCGCTTAAACCAAGGGATTCCCTTCACAATTTTAGATGAGAACAATACCTGA
- the LOC135106249 gene encoding beta-secretase 1-like isoform X5: MFNVLVDTGSSNFAIAAVMQKELDSYFEAKNSSSFVDLEKEVEVGYTQGSWSGRLGKDVVLFPALQAGTTPYLMDLVLITSSHNFYVNNSQWQGIVGLAFPVLAKPQGAVQPWIDEVILRDNLTNAFTLELCGPSREAGPSSHYGRLTLGSGSGSCSPVAVSCPIRRKWFYEVVVTALSLQGKEVSIPCIKFNTDKTIVDSGTSNLRLPPEVFKAVMKELKLQASGGMNPPLPEGFWSGNEEACWPESSKLWMNFPNLTIHLATGNHSAITITVGPRSYLRPAPDSVSTSLLDCWVLGIEESQTGTVLGAVILEGLCVTFDRAQGVITFSESTCGPLVTLSETHNTEDMSVCMYTPKRVGALTLASYIMGGLLGFLSLPLVLAALRWAWNTAHKLRLNQGIPFTILDENNT, translated from the exons ATG TTCAATGTTTTGGTGGATACTGGCAGCAGCAACTTTGCCATAGCAGCAGTTATGCAAAAGGAACTTGACAGCTATTTTGAAGCTAAGAACTCCTCAAGCTTTGTTGACCTGGAGAAGGAGGTTGAGGTTGGCTATACACAG GGCAGCTGGAGTGGCAGGCTTGGCAAGGATGTGGTGTTGTTCCCTGCCTTGCAGGCAGGCACCACTCCTTATCTGATGGATCTGGTGCTAATCACCTCTTCACACAATTTCTATGTCAACAACTCACAGTGGCAG GGTATTGTTGGGCTGGCCTTTCCTGTGCTGGCCAAGCCCCAGGGAGCAGTGCAGCCCTGGATAGATGAAGTTATCCTCAGGGACAATCTGACAAATGCCTTCACTCTGGAGCTGTGTGGACCATCAAGAGAGGCTGGCCCCTCTTCTCATTATGGCAGATTGACACTTG GTTCTGGAAGTGGCAGCTGCTCCCCTGTGGCAGTGAGCTGCCCCATCAGACGGAAGTGGTTTTATGAGGTGGTTGTGACAGCTCTGAGTCTCCAAGGGAAGGAAGTTAGTATTCCATGCATCAAGTTCAACACTGACAAGACCATTGTGGACTCAGGCACATCAAATCTCCGTCTGCCTCCCGAG GTTTTCAAAGCAGTTATGAAAGAATTAAAGCTACAGGCATCAGGAGGAATGAACCCACCTCTGCCTGAAGGGTTTTGGTCAGGGAATGAAGAGGCTTGCTGGCCTGAAAGCAGCAAG CTGTGGATGAACTTCCCAAATCTCACCATCCACTTAGCCACTGGCAACCAttctgccatcaccatcactgtggGGCCCAGGTCATACCTGCGTCCGGCCCCAGACAGTGTTTCAACTAGTCTCCTGGACTGCTGGGTGCTGGGCATTGAGGAGTCACAAACTGGAACTGTTCTAG GTGCAGTAATCCTAGAAGGCCTGTGTGTGACATTTGACCGAGCGCAAGGCGTCATCACATTCTCAGAGTCAACATGTGGACCATTGGTGACCCTTAGtgaaacacacaacacagaag ATATGAGTGTGTGCATGTACACCCCAAAAAGAGTGGGAGCCTTAACACTGGCTTCTTACATCATGGGGGGATTACTGGGCTTCCTGTCACTGCCCCTGGTCCTGGCTGCCCTCAGGTGGGCATGGAATACAGCACACAAGTTGCGCTTAAACCAAGGGATTCCCTTCACAATTTTAGATGAGAACAATACCTGA
- the LOC135106249 gene encoding beta-secretase 1-like isoform X1 — MMHSCGDSLGMALHVHWWLLGCHVVSFIACITIHSTSTLPPDLPTPSPPSSAHSWNLFGRPGDGYYTSVEVGTPSQKFNVLVDTGSSNFAIAAVMQKELDSYFEAKNSSSFVDLEKEVEVGYTQGSWSGRLGKDVVLFPALQAGTTPYLMDLVLITSSHNFYVNNSQWQGIVGLAFPVLAKPQGAVQPWIDEVILRDNLTNAFTLELCGPSREAGPSSHYGRLTLGSGSGSCSPVAVSCPIRRKWFYEVVVTALSLQGKEVSIPCIKFNTDKTIVDSGTSNLRLPPEVFKAVMKELKLQASGGMNPPLPEGFWSGNEEACWPESSKLWMNFPNLTIHLATGNHSAITITVGPRSYLRPAPDSVSTSLLDCWVLGIEESQTGTVLGAVILEGLCVTFDRAQGVITFSESTCGPLVTLSETHNTEDMSVCMYTPKRVGALTLASYIMGGLLGFLSLPLVLAALRWAWNTAHKLRLNQGIPFTILDENNT; from the exons ATGATGCACAGTTGTG GTGACAGTCTAGGGATGGCTCTCCATGTGCATTGGTGGCTACTAGGATGCCATGTGGTATCCTTCATTGCCTGCATCACCATCCACAGCACCAGCACACTTCCCCCAGATCTGCCAACACCCAGCCCACCAAGCTCTGCCCACTCATGGAATCTGTTTGGCCGGCCTGGTGATGGCTACTACACCAGTGTGGAGGTTGGCACTCCCTCACAGAAG TTCAATGTTTTGGTGGATACTGGCAGCAGCAACTTTGCCATAGCAGCAGTTATGCAAAAGGAACTTGACAGCTATTTTGAAGCTAAGAACTCCTCAAGCTTTGTTGACCTGGAGAAGGAGGTTGAGGTTGGCTATACACAG GGCAGCTGGAGTGGCAGGCTTGGCAAGGATGTGGTGTTGTTCCCTGCCTTGCAGGCAGGCACCACTCCTTATCTGATGGATCTGGTGCTAATCACCTCTTCACACAATTTCTATGTCAACAACTCACAGTGGCAG GGTATTGTTGGGCTGGCCTTTCCTGTGCTGGCCAAGCCCCAGGGAGCAGTGCAGCCCTGGATAGATGAAGTTATCCTCAGGGACAATCTGACAAATGCCTTCACTCTGGAGCTGTGTGGACCATCAAGAGAGGCTGGCCCCTCTTCTCATTATGGCAGATTGACACTTG GTTCTGGAAGTGGCAGCTGCTCCCCTGTGGCAGTGAGCTGCCCCATCAGACGGAAGTGGTTTTATGAGGTGGTTGTGACAGCTCTGAGTCTCCAAGGGAAGGAAGTTAGTATTCCATGCATCAAGTTCAACACTGACAAGACCATTGTGGACTCAGGCACATCAAATCTCCGTCTGCCTCCCGAG GTTTTCAAAGCAGTTATGAAAGAATTAAAGCTACAGGCATCAGGAGGAATGAACCCACCTCTGCCTGAAGGGTTTTGGTCAGGGAATGAAGAGGCTTGCTGGCCTGAAAGCAGCAAG CTGTGGATGAACTTCCCAAATCTCACCATCCACTTAGCCACTGGCAACCAttctgccatcaccatcactgtggGGCCCAGGTCATACCTGCGTCCGGCCCCAGACAGTGTTTCAACTAGTCTCCTGGACTGCTGGGTGCTGGGCATTGAGGAGTCACAAACTGGAACTGTTCTAG GTGCAGTAATCCTAGAAGGCCTGTGTGTGACATTTGACCGAGCGCAAGGCGTCATCACATTCTCAGAGTCAACATGTGGACCATTGGTGACCCTTAGtgaaacacacaacacagaag ATATGAGTGTGTGCATGTACACCCCAAAAAGAGTGGGAGCCTTAACACTGGCTTCTTACATCATGGGGGGATTACTGGGCTTCCTGTCACTGCCCCTGGTCCTGGCTGCCCTCAGGTGGGCATGGAATACAGCACACAAGTTGCGCTTAAACCAAGGGATTCCCTTCACAATTTTAGATGAGAACAATACCTGA
- the LOC135106249 gene encoding beta-secretase 1-like isoform X2 produces MMHSCGDSLGMALHVHWWLLGCHVVSFIACITIHSTSTLPPDLPTPSPPSSAHSWNLFGRPGDGYYTSVEVGTPSQKFNVLVDTGSSNFAIAAVMQKELDSYFEAKNSSSFVDLEKEVEVGYTQGSWSGRLGKDVVLFPALQAGTTPYLMDLVLITSSHNFYVNNSQWQGIVGLAFPVLAKPQGAVQPWIDEVILRDNLTNAFTLELCGPSREAGPSSHYGRLTLGSGSGSCSPVAVSCPIRRKWFYEVVVTALSLQGKEVSIPCIKFNTDKTIVDSGTSNLRLPPELWMNFPNLTIHLATGNHSAITITVGPRSYLRPAPDSVSTSLLDCWVLGIEESQTGTVLGAVILEGLCVTFDRAQGVITFSESTCGPLVTLSETHNTEDMSVCMYTPKRVGALTLASYIMGGLLGFLSLPLVLAALRWAWNTAHKLRLNQGIPFTILDENNT; encoded by the exons ATGATGCACAGTTGTG GTGACAGTCTAGGGATGGCTCTCCATGTGCATTGGTGGCTACTAGGATGCCATGTGGTATCCTTCATTGCCTGCATCACCATCCACAGCACCAGCACACTTCCCCCAGATCTGCCAACACCCAGCCCACCAAGCTCTGCCCACTCATGGAATCTGTTTGGCCGGCCTGGTGATGGCTACTACACCAGTGTGGAGGTTGGCACTCCCTCACAGAAG TTCAATGTTTTGGTGGATACTGGCAGCAGCAACTTTGCCATAGCAGCAGTTATGCAAAAGGAACTTGACAGCTATTTTGAAGCTAAGAACTCCTCAAGCTTTGTTGACCTGGAGAAGGAGGTTGAGGTTGGCTATACACAG GGCAGCTGGAGTGGCAGGCTTGGCAAGGATGTGGTGTTGTTCCCTGCCTTGCAGGCAGGCACCACTCCTTATCTGATGGATCTGGTGCTAATCACCTCTTCACACAATTTCTATGTCAACAACTCACAGTGGCAG GGTATTGTTGGGCTGGCCTTTCCTGTGCTGGCCAAGCCCCAGGGAGCAGTGCAGCCCTGGATAGATGAAGTTATCCTCAGGGACAATCTGACAAATGCCTTCACTCTGGAGCTGTGTGGACCATCAAGAGAGGCTGGCCCCTCTTCTCATTATGGCAGATTGACACTTG GTTCTGGAAGTGGCAGCTGCTCCCCTGTGGCAGTGAGCTGCCCCATCAGACGGAAGTGGTTTTATGAGGTGGTTGTGACAGCTCTGAGTCTCCAAGGGAAGGAAGTTAGTATTCCATGCATCAAGTTCAACACTGACAAGACCATTGTGGACTCAGGCACATCAAATCTCCGTCTGCCTCCCGAG CTGTGGATGAACTTCCCAAATCTCACCATCCACTTAGCCACTGGCAACCAttctgccatcaccatcactgtggGGCCCAGGTCATACCTGCGTCCGGCCCCAGACAGTGTTTCAACTAGTCTCCTGGACTGCTGGGTGCTGGGCATTGAGGAGTCACAAACTGGAACTGTTCTAG GTGCAGTAATCCTAGAAGGCCTGTGTGTGACATTTGACCGAGCGCAAGGCGTCATCACATTCTCAGAGTCAACATGTGGACCATTGGTGACCCTTAGtgaaacacacaacacagaag ATATGAGTGTGTGCATGTACACCCCAAAAAGAGTGGGAGCCTTAACACTGGCTTCTTACATCATGGGGGGATTACTGGGCTTCCTGTCACTGCCCCTGGTCCTGGCTGCCCTCAGGTGGGCATGGAATACAGCACACAAGTTGCGCTTAAACCAAGGGATTCCCTTCACAATTTTAGATGAGAACAATACCTGA
- the LOC135106249 gene encoding beta-secretase 1-like isoform X3 encodes MMHSCGDSLGMALHVHWWLLGCHVVSFIACITIHSTSTLPPDLPTPSPPSSAHSWNLFGRPGDGYYTSVEVGTPSQKFNVLVDTGSSNFAIAAVMQKELDSYFEAKNSSSFVDLEKEVEVGYTQGSWSGRLGKDVVLFPALQAGTTPYLMDLVLITSSHNFYVNNSQWQGIVGLAFPVLAKPQGAVQPWIDEVILRDNLTNAFTLELCGPSREAGPSSHYGRLTLGSGSGSCSPVAVSCPIRRKWFYEVVVTALSLQGKEVSIPCIKFNTDKTIVDSGTSNLRLPPEVFKAVMKELKLQASGGMNPPLPEGFWSGNEEACWPESSKLWMNFPNLTIHLATGNHSAITITVGPRSYLRPAPDSVSTSLLDCWVLGIEESQTGTVLGAVILEGLCVTFDRAQGVITFSESTCGPLVTLSETHNTEERIIIM; translated from the exons ATGATGCACAGTTGTG GTGACAGTCTAGGGATGGCTCTCCATGTGCATTGGTGGCTACTAGGATGCCATGTGGTATCCTTCATTGCCTGCATCACCATCCACAGCACCAGCACACTTCCCCCAGATCTGCCAACACCCAGCCCACCAAGCTCTGCCCACTCATGGAATCTGTTTGGCCGGCCTGGTGATGGCTACTACACCAGTGTGGAGGTTGGCACTCCCTCACAGAAG TTCAATGTTTTGGTGGATACTGGCAGCAGCAACTTTGCCATAGCAGCAGTTATGCAAAAGGAACTTGACAGCTATTTTGAAGCTAAGAACTCCTCAAGCTTTGTTGACCTGGAGAAGGAGGTTGAGGTTGGCTATACACAG GGCAGCTGGAGTGGCAGGCTTGGCAAGGATGTGGTGTTGTTCCCTGCCTTGCAGGCAGGCACCACTCCTTATCTGATGGATCTGGTGCTAATCACCTCTTCACACAATTTCTATGTCAACAACTCACAGTGGCAG GGTATTGTTGGGCTGGCCTTTCCTGTGCTGGCCAAGCCCCAGGGAGCAGTGCAGCCCTGGATAGATGAAGTTATCCTCAGGGACAATCTGACAAATGCCTTCACTCTGGAGCTGTGTGGACCATCAAGAGAGGCTGGCCCCTCTTCTCATTATGGCAGATTGACACTTG GTTCTGGAAGTGGCAGCTGCTCCCCTGTGGCAGTGAGCTGCCCCATCAGACGGAAGTGGTTTTATGAGGTGGTTGTGACAGCTCTGAGTCTCCAAGGGAAGGAAGTTAGTATTCCATGCATCAAGTTCAACACTGACAAGACCATTGTGGACTCAGGCACATCAAATCTCCGTCTGCCTCCCGAG GTTTTCAAAGCAGTTATGAAAGAATTAAAGCTACAGGCATCAGGAGGAATGAACCCACCTCTGCCTGAAGGGTTTTGGTCAGGGAATGAAGAGGCTTGCTGGCCTGAAAGCAGCAAG CTGTGGATGAACTTCCCAAATCTCACCATCCACTTAGCCACTGGCAACCAttctgccatcaccatcactgtggGGCCCAGGTCATACCTGCGTCCGGCCCCAGACAGTGTTTCAACTAGTCTCCTGGACTGCTGGGTGCTGGGCATTGAGGAGTCACAAACTGGAACTGTTCTAG GTGCAGTAATCCTAGAAGGCCTGTGTGTGACATTTGACCGAGCGCAAGGCGTCATCACATTCTCAGAGTCAACATGTGGACCATTGGTGACCCTTAGtgaaacacacaacacagaag aAAGGATCATAATCATGTGA
- the LOC135106248 gene encoding uncharacterized protein LOC135106248 translates to MGNSSVKEAAEEAKGNRSLNLSCKLTPKQYVKHTSGEFIEGCLLALPWEIYYNTVSMYENVNASFNFISEIPEELSLHVPHLKFLNLSHNQITSLPHSFSLLLHLRVLDLSYNRFKVVPEALTGLEKLHTLNLANNNITELPVTLAKLTSLEKLNISNNCLRALPGSLVECPKLHVLVTQGNELIHPPQAICDTGSEATLLFLRERHLQQTRPAAKLSIFTRVRGVQVVASVSNPESASMEYRQAQGMSRTNKLKCPLMPPACATSLTPDQLTDSLLGLLYGVAISDAMALNTEGLTVDECNFFYDSENFSLENRISDYLRTHFPPHDWSSNTDIMLLTLESMMRWGGVVDELELACQLDQWRIHGSPDLDPMPGYFLSPFMKKVITTEGYSANPHGVAEAVYKQVKDEMSRGIYLTNSHDNSCLPSSLVLGIPCFYKHHEVEMNAERICKASHSDPVVRATCIFLSLLVASLLQGQKTKDVPVLGLVKELMQKVEETLTDKSEKERFQAAFHTHYEKFSHRCDVLTTLQMLMFVLSSKQLDFKEHITRIVMQGGEGVCVHASVVGGVLGLILGYSNLPQDWLIQLPQENIKFLNSKLNLLLDLFGLP, encoded by the exons atggGCAACTCCTCAGTGAAGGAAGCTGCCGAGGAAGCCAAAGGGAACCGCAGCTTAAACCTGTCGTGCAAGCTGACCCCCAAGCAGTATGTCAAG CACACTTCAGGAGAGTTTATTGAAGGGTGTCTGCTGGCTCTGCCTTGGGAGATCTACTACAACACAGTCTCTATGTATGAGAATGTCAATGCCAGCTTCAACTTTATCAGTGAG ATTCCTGAGGAGCTAAGTCTTCATGTCCCCCACCTGAAGTTTCTCAACTTGAGCCACAATCAGATCACATCTCTGCCACACTCCTTCAGTCTCCTGCTCCACCTGCGAGTGCTTGACCTCTCCTACAACAGATTCAAGGTGGTGCCAGAGGCTCTCACTGGCCTCGAGAAGCTGCACACCCTCAACCTTGCCAATAATAATATCACCGAGCTCCCAGTAACCTTGGCAAAACTTACAAGT CTTGAAAAATTGAACATATCCAACAACTGTTTGAGAGCACTTCCTGGAAGCCTGGTGGAGTGTCCCAAACTCCATGTGTTAGTTACTCAAGGAAATGAGCTCATTCACCCACCACAAGCAATCTGTGATACTGGCTCAGAGGCTACACTTCTCTTTCTCAGAGAGAGACATTTGCAACAAACAAG ACCAGCAGCCAAGTTGAGTATCTTTACTCGGGTGAGAGGAGTACAGGTGGTGGCCAGTGTCAGTAACCCAGAATCGGCCAGCATGGAGTACCGTCAGGCTCAGGGAATGTCACGCACCAACAAGCTCAAGTGTCCATTGATGCCACCAGCCTGTGCTACAAGCCTTACACCTGACCAGCTGACTGACTCATTGCTTG GACTGTTGTATGGTGTGGCCATCAGCGATGCAATGGCTCTCAACACAGAAGGACTCACCGTTGATGAGTGCAACTTTTTCTATGACTCCGAAAACTTCTCCCTAGAAAACAGAATCAGCGACTACCTACGGACACATTTTCCCCCACACGACTGGTCCTCCAACACAGACATCATG TTGCTGACCCTGGAGTCCATGATGCGGTGGGGAGGAGTGGTGGATGAGCTGGAGCTGGCGTGTCAGCTGGACCAGTGGAGGATTCACGGCTCACCAGACCTGGACCCCATGCCTGGATACTTCCTGTcaccatttatgaagaaa GTTATAACAACAGAAGGATATTCAGCAAACCCTCATGGAGTTGCTGAAGCTGTTTATAAACAAGTCAAGGATGAGATGTCAAGAGGAATTTACCTCACCAATTCCCATGACAACTCGTGTCTTCCATCATCTCTTGTTTTAG gAATACCATGTTTCTACAAACACCATGAAGTGGAGATGAATGCTGAGAGAATTTGCAAAGCTTCACATTCTGACCCAGTTGTGAGGGCCACTTGCATATTTTTGTCACTGTTAGTGGCATCACTCCTGCAG ggacagaaaacaaaagatgtTCCAGTCCTTGGTCTTGTCAAGGAGCTAAtgcagaaggtggaggaaacacTGACAGACAAAAGTGAAAAGGAGAGGTTCCAGGCAGCTTTCCACACCCACTATGAAAAGTTTTCACACAGGTGTGATGTGTTGACAACCTTACAGATGTTGATGTTTGTTCTCAGCAGTAAGCAGCTTGACTTCAAGGAACATATCACCAGGATTGTAatgcagggaggagagggggtgtgTGTTCATGCCAGTGTGGTGGGAGGGGTTTTGGGCCTCATTCTTGGCTATTCAAATCTCCCACAAGACTGGCTCATCCAGCTTCCTCAAGAAAATATTAAGTTTTTGAACTCTAAGTTAAATTTGTTACTTGACCTCTTTGGTTTGCCTTGA